In Dolichospermum flos-aquae CCAP 1403/13F, the following proteins share a genomic window:
- a CDS encoding ParB/RepB/Spo0J family partition protein, whose product MVKKPLELPKMRGVEDLLSMDVESESPTATVNIDKICLPSQQPRRYFDPEKLNQLVQSVKEHGILQPLLVRAVNGEFELVAGERRLRAAKEAGLTEVPIITKELSDLQTLQIALLENLQREDLNPVEETEGILELLCMELDVNSGEVISILNQVANAKKRGLELTENVSRQLEIVGLVLLGVGRFTAESFRTSRLPLLNLPDDVLEILRQGQLEYTKARAIAKLKDEGERRELLDKVLNENLSLSEIKQLVKELTPGKTTPKETLNAKYSELGKRLKNAQVWEDVKKTKKLEKLLGDLEQLLE is encoded by the coding sequence ATGGTTAAGAAACCTTTAGAACTCCCAAAAATGCGTGGTGTGGAAGATTTGTTGAGTATGGATGTGGAATCAGAATCACCAACTGCCACCGTTAATATTGATAAAATTTGTTTACCTTCTCAACAACCCCGACGGTATTTTGACCCTGAGAAACTCAATCAACTGGTGCAGTCAGTTAAAGAACACGGGATTTTACAACCTTTGTTGGTGCGTGCTGTTAATGGTGAATTTGAGTTAGTCGCTGGTGAACGCCGACTCCGGGCGGCCAAAGAAGCGGGGTTGACGGAAGTACCAATTATCACCAAGGAATTATCTGACCTCCAAACCCTGCAAATTGCTTTATTGGAAAACCTGCAACGGGAAGATTTAAACCCAGTTGAAGAAACTGAGGGGATTTTAGAGTTACTCTGTATGGAACTTGATGTAAATTCTGGTGAGGTTATATCAATTCTCAATCAAGTCGCCAACGCCAAAAAACGGGGATTAGAACTGACGGAAAACGTTTCCCGTCAACTGGAAATTGTGGGATTGGTGTTGTTGGGTGTGGGGAGATTCACTGCTGAAAGTTTTCGTACCAGTCGTTTACCATTATTGAATTTACCCGATGATGTATTGGAAATATTGCGGCAGGGTCAACTAGAATATACCAAAGCTAGGGCGATCGCTAAACTCAAAGATGAGGGTGAACGTAGGGAACTACTGGATAAAGTTCTTAATGAAAATCTATCTTTAAGTGAGATTAAGCAGTTAGTAAAGGAATTAACCCCAGGGAAAACTACACCAAAAGAGACATTGAATGCTAAATATTCCGAGCTTGGTAAAAGGTTGAAGAATGCCCAGGTGTGGGAAGATGTGAAGAAAACCAAGAAGCTAGAGAAATTGTTGGGTGATTTAGAACAATTGTTAGAATAG
- a CDS encoding ParA family protein has protein sequence MTKIIAIFNQAGGVMKTSLTMNLGYHLSRKHKVLLVDTDPQASLTTFMGLEPHELEEIVADSLLTPETKLPIHHNLHGMDLAPANITLSAVELQLSAVMARELRLKQALEPILNNYDFILIDCPPSLGILSILGLCAATHVLVPVQTHYKAFKGTELLLDSIKQVKKHINPKLAIAGFVPTLYVNANQDKVILEALEQQLSPLAKVYPKIPRATAFADAVMNSQPLAVYDPKHPAIAKRSVGIAVLKKIALGMEKL, from the coding sequence GTGACTAAAATTATTGCTATTTTCAATCAAGCCGGTGGGGTGATGAAAACCAGTCTGACGATGAATTTGGGTTATCATCTCTCCCGCAAACATAAAGTTTTACTGGTGGATACTGACCCCCAGGCATCCCTGACAACTTTTATGGGACTTGAACCCCATGAACTTGAAGAAATCGTTGCTGACTCACTACTCACACCAGAGACTAAATTACCAATTCACCACAATTTACACGGTATGGATTTAGCCCCGGCTAATATTACCCTCAGTGCGGTAGAATTACAACTCTCTGCGGTTATGGCCAGGGAACTACGACTCAAACAAGCTTTAGAACCCATTTTAAATAACTACGATTTCATTTTGATTGATTGTCCTCCCTCTTTAGGTATTCTCAGTATTCTCGGACTCTGTGCTGCTACTCATGTTTTAGTCCCAGTTCAGACTCATTACAAAGCATTCAAGGGAACGGAGTTATTGTTGGATAGCATCAAACAGGTGAAGAAACATATCAATCCGAAATTAGCGATCGCCGGATTTGTGCCAACCTTGTACGTAAATGCCAACCAAGACAAAGTGATTTTGGAGGCTTTGGAACAGCAGTTATCACCACTAGCCAAAGTTTATCCGAAGATACCCCGTGCCACGGCCTTTGCCGATGCAGTCATGAATAGTCAACCCTTGGCTGTGTATGACCCCAAACATCCAGCGATAGCGAAGCGCTCCGTAGGAATCGCAGTTCTGAAAAAGATAGCATTGGGGATGGAGAAACTGTAA
- the ade gene encoding adenine deaminase encodes MKNFTLVGNIVDVLHRTIFPGTIYIQDGQIQTIVQDQGQYSQYILPGFIDAHVHIESSMLVPTEFARLATVHGTVASVSDPHEIANVLGLEGIRFMVNNALQTPFKIAFGFPACVPATELETAGAKLTVNDFRQLFKQGISYLSEVMNVPGVLADDVEMMDKIHLAQSLGLPIDGHAPGLSGTGLRKYANAQITTDHECSTLNEALEKLALGMKIQIREGSAAKNFDALHSLIDSHAADCMFCSDDKHPDDLVNGHINLLVKRAVALGHDVMNVLQIACVNPVKHYNLDVGLLQVGDSADLIVVDNLQDFTVLATYCQGVLTAKTGSTLLPFVPVKPINKFITTSKTPGDFAITAKGATVATVRVITVTDGQLITGEKCVPAHIENGEVIADLNADILKITVVNRYQDTPPTVALVQNFGLKRGAIASSVAHDSHNIVAVGTSDAEICAAVNAVISHQGGIAVAEDNVVHVLPLPVAGLMSDSDGYEVAKQYAELDNWAKQLGSKLTAPFMTLSFMALLVIPDLKPIPVNEIVKLLVGEGFSSLFLYL; translated from the coding sequence ATGAAAAATTTTACTCTTGTCGGCAATATAGTAGATGTTCTCCACCGCACCATTTTTCCCGGTACTATCTATATTCAGGATGGACAGATTCAAACCATAGTTCAGGACCAGGGGCAATACTCACAGTACATTCTTCCTGGTTTTATTGATGCTCATGTTCATATCGAAAGCTCGATGCTTGTACCCACTGAATTTGCCCGATTAGCGACGGTGCATGGTACGGTGGCCTCTGTCTCTGACCCCCACGAAATCGCCAATGTGTTGGGTTTAGAGGGTATCCGGTTCATGGTGAATAATGCTCTGCAAACTCCCTTTAAAATAGCTTTTGGTTTTCCTGCTTGTGTCCCTGCCACCGAGTTGGAAACTGCTGGGGCAAAACTGACGGTAAACGATTTCCGTCAACTGTTTAAACAGGGGATTTCCTATCTGAGTGAGGTAATGAATGTACCGGGGGTGTTGGCAGATGATGTAGAAATGATGGACAAAATTCATCTAGCCCAAAGTCTGGGACTACCCATTGATGGCCACGCACCGGGATTGTCTGGGACAGGATTACGTAAATATGCAAATGCTCAAATTACTACAGATCATGAATGTTCCACACTAAATGAAGCTTTAGAGAAATTAGCGTTGGGAATGAAAATTCAGATCCGGGAGGGTTCAGCAGCTAAAAACTTTGATGCCCTACACAGTTTGATTGATTCCCATGCAGCAGATTGTATGTTTTGTAGTGATGATAAACACCCTGATGATTTAGTTAATGGTCATATAAATCTACTGGTAAAACGGGCTGTGGCATTAGGTCACGATGTGATGAATGTCCTGCAAATTGCCTGTGTGAACCCTGTCAAACATTACAATTTGGATGTGGGATTACTACAAGTTGGGGACAGTGCAGATTTGATTGTTGTTGATAATTTACAAGATTTCACGGTGTTGGCTACTTATTGTCAAGGTGTTTTAACAGCAAAAACCGGGTCAACTTTGTTACCATTTGTTCCTGTCAAACCTATCAATAAATTTATCACTACTTCAAAAACACCGGGGGACTTTGCAATAACTGCCAAGGGGGCAACAGTCGCAACAGTCAGAGTGATCACCGTTACCGATGGACAATTAATCACAGGGGAAAAGTGTGTACCAGCACATATTGAAAACGGTGAGGTTATAGCTGACTTAAACGCAGATATCCTAAAAATCACGGTTGTTAATCGGTATCAAGACACACCGCCGACGGTGGCATTAGTGCAGAATTTTGGATTGAAACGGGGGGCGATCGCATCGAGTGTGGCGCATGATTCCCATAACATTGTGGCAGTGGGGACAAGCGATGCGGAAATCTGTGCAGCGGTAAATGCGGTAATCTCACATCAAGGTGGTATTGCAGTAGCAGAAGACAATGTAGTTCATGTATTACCTTTACCTGTGGCTGGGTTGATGAGTGATAGCGATGGTTATGAGGTAGCAAAACAGTATGCAGAACTTGATAATTGGGCAAAACAATTAGGGTCAAAACTGACTGCACCATTCATGACACTTTCATTTATGGCATTGCTGGTGATCCCAGACTTAAAACCAATACCCGTGAATGAAATTGTCAAACTGCTTGTGGGGGAAGGATTTTCAAGTCTTTTTCTATATCTCTGA